DNA from bacterium:
AAGAGTGAATTTTCTGAAAAAACAGTTATAGAAGAAACCGCTTCTTTTTTTGTAGATACCCTGTTTTAATATGGGTAAAAACAAACAAATATTATATTATCTTAAAGTATCTTTTAACAAACCTTGACATTTACAAAATTTAAGGTTATTTTTATATAGTCTGTTTTTATTTTTAATGGAGGATTAAAATGCCAACGTATGAGTATGAATGTGAAAAATGTGGACACAATTTTGAAAAATTTCAAAAGATGAGTGATGACCCTATCTCAAAATGCCCTAAATGTAAAGGAAAAGTAAAAAGATTAATAGGGGCTGGTGGAGGGATTATTTTTAAAGGGGTTGGTTTTTATACCACAGAACATAGAAGCGAGAATTACAAAAAGAGAGAAAGAGAAGAACAGCAAGGCATTGCTTCATCTTCAACATCTTCGTCATCGTGTTCAACTTGCTCAGCACCACCAACAAGTTGTTCAACCTGTAAAAAATAATTTGTATTTTTTTTTTGAAAGTGGTATAATTACATTTTATAATTTAATTCCGGCGTAGCTCAATGGTGGAGCAAGCGGCTGTTAACCGCAAGGTTGTAGGTTCGAATCCTACCGCCGGAGCTAATTGGTAATACCCCCTACTCTACTTCTTTTCTCCTGTTTCCCTATGCTTGTTATTGCGAGGAGTGTTTAATTCCGAAGGTTTTTAGAGGAATTGCGACGTTGCAATCTCCGTTTTTTAAAACTTACCGCTGGATATATCAAAAAACTTCTCAAAAAACTGTATCAATTTAGCCAGAACCGTCTCCCGTTTTTTTGCCCTCTCGCCACCCGGAGAAAAACGGCTCATAGAAGGTAACACCTTTGTCAGGGAGGTACCTGTTGTTGCAATACTGCCGTCCTTAAACGAATTTCTTATAAACTTGTATGTTTCGCCCGAGTTAAGGGCTTCTTCCTTAATTATCTCCTCAAGTTCCTCAAGTTTTTTCTTCTTAACATATTTAAGCCATTCTTCATCAACAACAGAATGGGCGTCCAGAGAGTTAATAAACTGGTTTATAAGCTCTCTCTTATTCCTAAGCTCAACACTCGAACCTATCGCTTTATCAATATCAACAAGAAGCTCCTTATTTTTAATATGGTCTTCGTGATATTTTTTAACAAGGTTTAAAATATAATCTATATTTATTTCAACCTGCTTTATCAACTCCATCTCAAATATAATATCGTCGGTAACATCTTCTTTCTCGCCATCTTTCTTCTTACGAAACTCGTTATAAAGGTCTATATAGGCAGAATGGTAATCCTGAATATCCCTTGGAGATAAAAGTTCGTTACCGTAAAACTCATCAAAAGCAGTAAGGATATTTCTCATCTTCAAAATCTTCCCGTACAACATTATAAAATATTTCTGGTCTTTCTCTTTAGTTATAGGAACCCCAAGAGGAAACTTTTTTAATAACTCCTCAACCAGCTCTTTATATCCTTGAATTTTTTTATTACCTTCCCAGTACCCGTTATAATACTCTTTATAAGATTTTAACAGGACAATCCCGCTGGCTTCCTTATCACCAAATAGAGCAATAGAGTTGTTGGTAGCTTCCTCAAGGTTTCTGAAACAGACAATATTCCCAAACGTCTTGATACTATTTAATATACGGTTGGTTCTGGAAAACGCCTGCATCAACCCGTGGAGACGAAGGTTCTTATCCAGCCAGAGGGTATTCAAAGTTGTTGCGTCAAAACCCGTCAAAAACATGTTTACCACAAGCAGAATATCTACTTCCCTGTTTTTCACTCTGTAACTAACATCTTTATAATAGTTCTGAAATTTTAAAGAAGTTGTATCGTAAGAAGTCCCAAACATCTTATTATAGTCCTTGATAGCATCATCAAGAAAATCTCTTGAACTCTGGTCAAGCCCGCTGGTATCCTCTGAATTTTCATCTACCACACCGTCACTCTCCATCTCATTAACACCAAAACTATATATAAGGGCAACCTTCAACCTTCTGTCGCTGGCAACATCTTTTAGTTGTTTCTTAAACTCTGCATAATACCTTTTTGCCACCTCAATAGAAGAGACCGCAAAGATAGAGTTGAACCCGGCAAGACGTCTATCTTTAAGTTTATAAAAACTATTTCTTTTGGTCTTCTGGTCAAAATGGTCAAGGATATATCCAACAACCTTAGAAAGCCGTTCAGACGCCATAAGGACAGCTTCCCTGTCTATATCAAAGACCTCTTCATCTTTAATATCTTCCGCTTCCTTCATTGTAGAAACATAATCAACCTTAAAGGGTAAAACATTTCTGTCTGAGATAGCGTCAACAATAGTATAAGAATGTAATTTTTCTCCAAACGCCTGCTCAGTTGTCTTTAACTCAGGTTTACCTCCGGAAGGAGCGTTCTCTGCAAATATAGGAGTCCCTGTGAACCCGAAGAGATGATATTTATTAAACGCTTTTGTTATGGCAGAATGCATCTCACCAAACTGTGAGCGGTGACACTCATCAAAAATCAGAACAATATGCCCGTCAAAGATTGTATGCCCTCTATTAAAACTTATAAACCTGTCGAGTTTCTGTATGGTAGTAATAATAATCCGTGACGACGAATCTT
Protein-coding regions in this window:
- a CDS encoding type I restriction endonuclease subunit R, which produces MESNYKFKLVAENPQSTVVAEYTPLYRTARTYQSEAELERVFIEQLSSQAYEYISITSEEELISNLKKQLEKLNNYTFSDTEWDRFFKAEISNPNQSIEEKTTTIQEDYIKILKKDDGTFKNIYLLNKEHIHENTLQVINQYTSEGLKVNRYDVTILVNGLPLVHIELKRRGVDIQEAFNQINRYQRESFWAGTGLFEYVQIFVISNGTYTKYYSNTTRSQHIRELREGSVKRGKRSSNSFEFTSWWADSTNKTIPDIVDFTKTFFAKHTLLNVLVKYCVFTSEKQLLVMRPYQIVATEKILNKINISTNYKKWGTTDAGGFIWHTTGSGKTLTSFKTAQLVSKLPYVDKVLFVVDRKDLDYQTMCEYDKFQKGAANSNTSTAILKRQLEDSSSRIIITTIQKLDRFISFNRGHTIFDGHIVLIFDECHRSQFGEMHSAITKAFNKYHLFGFTGTPIFAENAPSGGKPELKTTEQAFGEKLHSYTIVDAISDRNVLPFKVDYVSTMKEAEDIKDEEVFDIDREAVLMASERLSKVVGYILDHFDQKTKRNSFYKLKDRRLAGFNSIFAVSSIEVAKRYYAEFKKQLKDVASDRRLKVALIYSFGVNEMESDGVVDENSEDTSGLDQSSRDFLDDAIKDYNKMFGTSYDTTSLKFQNYYKDVSYRVKNREVDILLVVNMFLTGFDATTLNTLWLDKNLRLHGLMQAFSRTNRILNSIKTFGNIVCFRNLEEATNNSIALFGDKEASGIVLLKSYKEYYNGYWEGNKKIQGYKELVEELLKKFPLGVPITKEKDQKYFIMLYGKILKMRNILTAFDEFYGNELLSPRDIQDYHSAYIDLYNEFRKKKDGEKEDVTDDIIFEMELIKQVEINIDYILNLVKKYHEDHIKNKELLVDIDKAIGSSVELRNKRELINQFINSLDAHSVVDEEWLKYVKKKKLEELEEIIKEEALNSGETYKFIRNSFKDGSIATTGTSLTKVLPSMSRFSPGGERAKKRETVLAKLIQFFEKFFDISSGKF